DNA from Desulfuromonas sp. AOP6:
GTCCGGGTTGAGGACCAGATCAGGGTTGTGGCAGAAGGGGCAGGTGAGGTTGCAGCCGCCGTAAAACACCAGGGAAGCGATCCTGCCCGGGTAATCGAGCAGGCTCGTTCCCTGGAATCCTTTGATGGGCATGGATTACTCGTCGCTGCCCGCTTGGCCCACCACAAACTCGGTGCGGTCCTTGAATTCCTGCTTCTTGCCCTTGTTCCACTGCTGAACGGGACGGAAGAAGCCGCAGACGCGGGAGTACACTTCCGTCTTTGAATCACATTTGGTTGCCATAATGCCTCCTGGTGGGTGTCAAACGTAAGGCGTGAGGGGTGAGGCGTTAGGCGAAAGGCTTTGACCCACTCCTCACGCCTCACCCCTCACGCATCACGGGAATTAAGCCGCC
Protein-coding regions in this window:
- the nrdD gene encoding anaerobic ribonucleoside-triphosphate reductase, giving the protein MATKCDSKTEVYSRVCGFFRPVQQWNKGKKQEFKDRTEFVVGQAGSDE